The sequence CCCGATTGCAACGCCTGGTCGATCGGCATGTCTCCACGGGCTTCTTCGATCACCTCCTGAGACTGCCGCATCGATTCTTTCTTCAGCGGACCACGGGCGATCTGCTGGTGCGTCTGAACAGCAACGCCGCCATCAGGGATCTCTTCACCACCCAGTTGATCACGGCCAGCCTCGATGCTCCGATGGCCCTGGGGTATCTCGGGCTCCTGATCGTCGTCGCACCACCGCTTGCCGTGCTCGCCGGCATCTCCGCACTGCTGCAGACGGGAATGATCTGGTTCGCGATGCACCGGCAACGGGAGCTGGCGTCCCGTGCACTCTCGGCGAAAGCCGAAGAACATGGTCGTGCCGTCGAAACACTGGCTGGCATCACCTACGTCAAAGCGGTCGCGGCGGAAGCTTCACTGCTCGCCCGCTGGCGGTCCGCATTCATTCATCACCAGGACGTGGCCTTCGAAACGACCATGCTCAACACGACGGTCGAAGCCATACTCGGCGGCGTGCGGCTGGCGACTCCCATCGCCGCGCTGCTGGTGGGCATGCATCGGGTCGACACGGGTGCCATGTCACTGGGCGAAATGCTCGCCGCGGTCACGCTCGTGACGTCCTTCGTGCAACCGGTGCTCACGTTGCTGCAATCCGCCCAGCAACTGCATCTCGCAGGCGCGTACATGGAACGCATCATGGATGTCCTCGACTCGAAGCCGGAGGTGGACGCGTTCGAGGAACAGGCCGTCGTCGGAGTCATCGGCTCGAAAGCCGGCCGCTCCGAAACCGGACGTCGTGTCGAATGTCGCAGCGTGGAATTCCGGTTCGGTACGTCCGCGCCATTGGTGCTGCACGGGATCGACTGTGTCATCCCCGCCGGCGGAACACTGGGACTCATCGGCGCGACAGGATCGGGAAAGAGCACGCTTGCGAAGATCCTGCTCGGCTTGTGGACGCCAACGGCTGGCCAGGTGCTGCACGACGGCCAGCCTCTCGATGGAAACACCGTTCGCCATTTCCGGAAACGCACCGGTGCCGTTCTGCAGGAGCTCGATGTGTTCAGTGGCACCATCCTCGAAAGCATCACGCTCGGCATACCCCACGCGACGCTCGACGAGGCGCGTGCGGCCGCGTCCCTGGCCTGTCTGGATCAGGAGATCAGAGCCATGCCGCTCGGATATCACACACATATCGGCGATCGGGGCATTTCCCTGTCCGGAGGGCAACGACAGCGACTCGCTCTCGCGCGCGCTTTGCTGCATCGACCGGATTTTCTCGTGCTCGATGAAGCCACCAGCCAACTCGATGTCAAAACCGAGCGGAATGTGAACCGGTGCATCCAGGAACTCGGATGCACGCGTCTCATCGTTTCTCATCGTCTCTCGGCGGTCGAAGAGGCCGACTGGGTTCTCGCGATGAGCGACGGGCGTCTCGTGGCGGAAGGTCGACCTCAGGACGTGCTGCGCGGACGCGCACTCCCGGACGACATCGCGCGACGGGCCGGATGAAGCGATGCAGAGCCGAAACAAACCCCAGCAGACTCCAGGCAAACCCCAAGCGGCCTGGAAGGCACGATCAGGATCACACGATGCCGCAACGAACCCGGGAGCCGGCTTCCCGTCGTAGTCCCCGCTGCGTGCCGGCATATCCAACGCAGCGCCAATTCCACCGGAGGTACCTATGTCGTCCGATATCACCGTACGGGCCTGGAAAGACCCGCACTTTCGCGAAGAACTCAGCGCGGATATCCGCGCTTCCCTGCCCACTCACCCCGCCGGCGTCATGAACCCCGCCGAAGACATGGAGCCGCACGGAGGGGAAGGAATGCTCACCGAGAGAGGGTGTTTCGATGCCCTGACCAAGATGTTCAGCTGCATGGGGTGCGAACACACGCTGTGGCATGGGTCCTGTTGGGCATCGACCATCGGCTGCTGCCCGGCAATGACCTGACAGCCAGGTACCGCATCACCGATGACCGGTCATCGGTGATGCCATCCGGCTCCGGCCGCCGATCCGTTCACCATCTCCATCCGGTCAACCCCATCATGCCTACCCATCACGCGGCTCATGACGAGGCGCGCACCAGCGCTGTCGCTGAACGAACCCTCGCCCGTAGCGTGGATGCGACCATCGATGTGCTCGTGAGCCCACGCGCGGGATTCGAGGCCATCGCCAGGGGCATCCATCTCTGGATTCCGCTGCTGTGTATAGCAGCATGTCGGACGTGCTGGCTGATCGCACAGTATCCCGCCGCGCGAAGGCTCGACCGGATCGTGATCAACCTCGGGGTGCAATCGCTGATCGTGGCAGTGCTCTATGCCGTCATCGCGCTCTCCATCATGGGCGCGTTGTGGATGAGAGGAGGACGCTTTCGTCCACGATCGGTGCTTGCCGTCGTGCTGTGCGTCGGCTTCGTGACGGAACTCGGCGCGCTCCTGGTCGCACTGCTGAGCGATGCGTTGCTCGATATGAACGTCGAGCCCGCCAGTCAGACATTGACCAATTTTGCCGGATTCGTCCCGGAAACGAGCAATCGTCCTCTGCATCACATCCTCTTGCAGCTCGATGCGATCAAGCTGTATGGAGTGGGGCTCGTGGCGTATGGCACCGGCATGATGGTCCGGGAAATCACGCGCAGGCAGGTGATGTGGACGGTGTTGATCCTGTGGGGCGTATGGCTGTTCATCACCACACTGATCAAATGGTACGTCAGTTGAAGGCGGGATCAAAAGACCGACATGCAGGTCCGCGCAGGTCCATGCAAAGACCATGTACGGACACCCAGGAACACCCAAGAACACCCAAGGACACATCGATCCGACGTTCACCATCCCGAGGAACCCACCCATGACGACAGACATCCCTGCCTACGGGCAGACCGCCCATCCCCGCCCCGACTATGTCTCACGCGCCGCGATCGCCACGGTGGGTGTGGGCATCGGCCTCACGGTGTCGGCGATTCACGCATTGCGGATCATTCCCGGCACACCCAATGGCGATCTGGTCGTTCCGGGCATTCTGCTGCTGCTCACCATTACGATGGGCGTCTGGGGGCAATCGCAGCTGCAACGGGCCGCCGAGTTTCCGTCGGTTGTTCCCGCACCCTCATTGCAGGCCAGACGCCGCCGGTTGCTGACGCGTGCGTTGTGGGCGGTGGTGTTGGTGGGAAACCCGCTCGCCGTGTTTCAGGGAAAGATCGCCGGTGCCGCTCTGCTGGCATTCGGCCTGTACGCCATCTGGCACGGCGTGAGCGAAAGGCGTCGTCGCTGATCGGATCGATCTGGTTTTCCGTTGCCTGAACACAGCGGTCGATCAATCACCGGCAATCCCCGCCGATCACCGCACCGGTGTGTGCTTCCAGACGACACGCGCTCCTGTTGCCGGATCGAGCCCCGGAACGAGGATGCTCGATGCCGTTGCCGTCGTCACCGTGACCTCCCGGCCGAGGTCGGTGAGATAGCGCGCCGACGCGAGGTCGGAGACCGCCGCCACGCTGGGTTCGGCACTCGTGATACGCACCGGTCCTTTGGCGGGAAGCGCGACCTGCATCCACGTCTTGGTGCGGTCCACGATCTGCCGCACCGCCGGCGCATTCCCAGCCGACGCACCACTTCCCGCACCACCCGACGTACCAGACGAAGACACATACGCCGCATCACCGCCAAAAACGATGGCGTTGGCCCGTGTTGCCCGTGGAATCACCCAGCCTTCGTGCGTGCCATCCGCGAGTGTCAACGGAATCACCGTGAAGGGACGCTTGAGCCGGTTCCAGGCAGGTGTGACCGCGCGGTTCACATCACGTGCGAGGCGGGCGCGTTGCAGGATCTGGGCGGTATCGAGCGGAGACAGGTATTTGGGGCGATCTCCATCGAGGCGTACGGCAGTCAGTCGTCGGGGTGTGCGGAACGCGCTGTCCACATCGAACACGCCGCCGACAGGCACACCGTCGGCATCGCGTTCACAGAAAATCAGACGCGGCGCGGACGCCGCGGCTCCGAAGCGGCCTGCGGCCCGAAGGCGCGCAACCGTGGGGACACACTGCTGATGGAACGCGATCGCCCGTGCCCGGAAATCGGCGGCGCCGAATGCGTCGGCAAACCCCGGAGGCATTCCATCGCTCACGGTTGGAGCCGGTGTTTCGGGTGGCGCCACCTGCACCGGCGTGGACTCGGGTTGTGGTGCGGGAGTGGAAGCACAGCCGGTGCCCAGCAGCGCGAGCGCCGTCATGGCAATGGCAGCGATGGCCAACCGCAGGTGGCGTTCGGTGAGAAACGATGAGGAGGCTACGGCTCTTTGCATAGTGACCGGATGGCGTTTTCGACGGCAACGCGCATCGCCTCGTAGGCGGCGCTGATTTCCGCGGCGTTGGCCCCTTCTCCGAGCCCGCGGGCAATCGCGTCGGCACTGAGCTGGAGTGTCTCTTCGGATGATCGCACATCGACACAGGTCCGGGAACGGCTGGCCGTCACCAATTGGGCACGGGACGCCTGCAACGCTGCCGCCGCCAGATAGGACCGGGTGTCTTCCCGCGAGGCGATGCTGTCGGCCAGTACCAGCATGCGGACGGCCGTCTGCTGCAGTGCCGGCGCGGAATCACTGGCCGTTCGCAGCAACGTGACGCCCCGGGCCACCACGTAGCCCCGGAGTATTTCCGCCTGGTCGCCATGGCGTGGTGCCAGCAGGAGCGTCACGAATGCGCTGTCGGGTTGCTGCTGCTCGAAAAAGGCATCGGCAAGCTGGAGATACTGCGGGGTCAGCGACGAGTCCTTCCGGATGGCTTCCTGCGTGGCGCGTATGGCCGCGGTGCGGTTGCCGGAGCGTCTGGCGGCACTGGCGGCCATCACATTCAACGTGGACACGTCGGGAAACCGTTCGAGACCGCGCTGCAGGGCCACGCCGTTCTCGATGCCCAGCAACTGCAGATACTGCAGGTAGAGCCGCGAATCACCGGGGAAACGTCGCACGTTGCGGACGACGAGTTCGAGCGCGCCCAGCGAATCGCCCGATTGACGCAGTGCCTCCACGAACCGGGTGGCGTAGTTGGAATCGGCGCGGAAGGTGCTGTCGGCCAGTTCGAGCGAATCGCCAAGCACGGCGGCGTCGTGCCACTGCGCGAGGGCGGTCTGTGCACGGAACACCAGGCGTTGCAGTTCGGCGTTGTTGCCGAAGCGTTCGGCCAGGGCGCGGGCATTGTGCATCGCATCGTCGGGGCGCTGCAGACGGAGCTGGGCTTCCACGACGACCGTGGCCAGCGACAGCGAATCGTCGTGCGCGGCGTAGATGCGACTCCATTGCGCCAAGGCCTCCGCGCGCCGTGAAAGGGCTTCGAGCGCATTGGCTCGCGCGACCGCCGCGTAGGTGTTGGTACTGTCGATGTGGAGCGCGTCGTTGGCGACGGTGAGAATCGAATCGGCGCCGGTCTGTCCGTCGAACAACGCGGACAGCAGGCAATCGCGGGCGATCACGGCCTGCGGATAGGCCTGGATGGCGCGGGTGGCTTCCCGTGCCGCCATGGCCTTGTCGCGCTTCTCGAGCGCGTTTTCGCACCGGCGCAGTCCCTGCAACTGGGCCCGGGCCTTCACCACTTCGTCCGCGAGTCGCTCCGCCACCTGTGCCACGGTGGTGCCGCGCACCACGGGCAGCGGTTGCTGCATCTCCCAGTTGCGCAGTCGGGCCATCCGTCCCGCGACCACGTAGGTATTGCCCTGCCGCATGACCCGACCGAAGACCACTTCATCGGCGCGCACCTTTCGCGCCATCAGGCGCAATTCCACATCGCCGAGGATCGCGTTGCGGGGGTATCCCGACTCGAGCAGGATATTCCGCAGGTGATACGACTCGAGCAGCTGTGTTTCGCGGCCATCGATGCGCTTGCCGAGTCGATCCCGCAGGACGTCGGACAGGTCTCGTGAGACGTTGGCCAACCCTGCGGGTGTGCTGTCGGGCCGGAATGGCGCCACCAGGAGTGCCTGGCGCACGAATTCCGGCGAGGCGGTGGACGCGGGGGCGGGGGCGACCCGGACCCCGGTGGGCTGGGCGGAGGCCGGACTGGTGGCGCACAGCAGAAGCAGTCCGGGGGCCAGTGGAGCGAGGTGCCGACGGGAGCGCAGAGCGATGGGCAAGAACGGCTTGATGCGGGTCGACACCAAGGATACCCGACTGCGGCGGGGAACCGCTAGAATTGGCGGATGACCGCCCCGCTCGAGATCTGCGAGATCTACAAGGAATTCACCATCGAAGCCGCTCACCGGCTCCCCCAGGTACCGCCCGGTCACAAATGCGCGCGTCTGCACGGGCATTCGTTCCGTATCGAACTGCGGGTGCGCGGACCACTCGACCCCACATTGGGCTGGGTGATGGACTTTGCGGACATCAAGCGGGCGTTCGCGCCGATCTACGACCGGCTCGACCACCACTATCTCAATGACATTCCGGGGCTGGAGAATCCCACCAGCGAGCGACTGGCCGTCTGGATCTGGGAGCAGCTCACGCCGGCGCTGCCAGCGCTCTCGGCCGTGATCGTGCGGGAGACGTGTACGTCGGGGTGTGAGTATCGGGGGCCGTCCGCCGGGCAGTGAACGCGCGGTGAACCCGAGCGAACGTGAGCAGCTCGGCGGACGGCGCTGGCGTCATCCGCCCACCATCACGGTGGGGGCACCCGACACGATCGTACCACCATGTGCGGTGTTGTCACCGAGTCGCGCGGCAGGCTTGCTGCACATGAGTACGGTGGCGGAGCCTTTGATGACGCTGGACGGAGGTCCGACGCAGACGCACATGCTGCCAATGGTTGCGGCCGGCAGTGCGGCGACCAGCACCGTGGGAGCGCCTGGCACGACGATGGGGCCGCCCACGTGCGGAATCGGTGGAACGCCGGGCGTCTGCATGGGGCAGACGTGCATGTCGGTCACACGTGCGGCGGGAGGCATGGATCACCTCGTGGGGGCAGGGGTCGTGGCACGGGTGTACTCGTGCTGCAGACGTTGGTGGGTGTCGTAGGCGAGCTGCAGTGCCGGATCCCAGCCGCCGAGTCGCTTGATGATCTCCAAGCCCTGCGCCGCGAACGCCGACATGGTCGGGACGATCTGCTCCGGCTTCTGCACGGAGGCGGCGGACAGCAGGATGGCGCCGGCCACGAGCGGCATGGCGGCGCCCGGTGGTGGCGGTACCGGGGCCATGTTGGCGGGA comes from Gemmatimonas aurantiaca and encodes:
- a CDS encoding peptidase domain-containing ABC transporter; translation: MRRTRRIAPVRQLSDVECGPACLAMLLAHYGRHTTLRQLRERIVAGRDGVSLTALLRLAEEEGLKHRVHRIVASELPQIHLPALLHWRDRHFVVLEAMSATQATILDPAFGRRTLSPDDMARDFSGTAVEFEPDAVFQPGPRTPERHLLRYLQWLFTPATARRYLGAATFASLILQLFGLVVPATTALLVDSTVTWKAYGLTTIAAALMSVTVARVGLAWLRGNFIARLQRLVDRHVSTGFFDHLLRLPHRFFLQRTTGDLLVRLNSNAAIRDLFTTQLITASLDAPMALGYLGLLIVVAPPLAVLAGISALLQTGMIWFAMHRQRELASRALSAKAEEHGRAVETLAGITYVKAVAAEASLLARWRSAFIHHQDVAFETTMLNTTVEAILGGVRLATPIAALLVGMHRVDTGAMSLGEMLAAVTLVTSFVQPVLTLLQSAQQLHLAGAYMERIMDVLDSKPEVDAFEEQAVVGVIGSKAGRSETGRRVECRSVEFRFGTSAPLVLHGIDCVIPAGGTLGLIGATGSGKSTLAKILLGLWTPTAGQVLHDGQPLDGNTVRHFRKRTGAVLQELDVFSGTILESITLGIPHATLDEARAAASLACLDQEIRAMPLGYHTHIGDRGISLSGGQRQRLALARALLHRPDFLVLDEATSQLDVKTERNVNRCIQELGCTRLIVSHRLSAVEEADWVLAMSDGRLVAEGRPQDVLRGRALPDDIARRAG
- a CDS encoding mersacidin/lichenicidin family type 2 lantibiotic encodes the protein MSSDITVRAWKDPHFREELSADIRASLPTHPAGVMNPAEDMEPHGGEGMLTERGCFDALTKMFSCMGCEHTLWHGSCWASTIGCCPAMT
- the queD gene encoding 6-carboxytetrahydropterin synthase QueD, with translation MTAPLEICEIYKEFTIEAAHRLPQVPPGHKCARLHGHSFRIELRVRGPLDPTLGWVMDFADIKRAFAPIYDRLDHHYLNDIPGLENPTSERLAVWIWEQLTPALPALSAVIVRETCTSGCEYRGPSAGQ
- a CDS encoding PAAR domain-containing protein — its product is MPPAARVTDMHVCPMQTPGVPPIPHVGGPIVVPGAPTVLVAALPAATIGSMCVCVGPPSSVIKGSATVLMCSKPAARLGDNTAHGGTIVSGAPTVMVGG